A part of Girardinichthys multiradiatus isolate DD_20200921_A chromosome 12, DD_fGirMul_XY1, whole genome shotgun sequence genomic DNA contains:
- the LOC124877966 gene encoding transforming acidic coiled-coil-containing protein 1-like isoform X2: MGGSLSQPRRASVSSCGKKNSISDSEGTFETPEAESPVVVNLLGQLDNLNNTDSTDDSSHIQDRCNDFPSAPSQQVDSLNNFTSSTANNRSSGLDQTLNLTLGSKAVSREGLSLSNHLPQTAALRPPSLPGLSPLNKPDPSEVDDEAPVTSDSSPDTISRDDCSDLLNGNVSSDTVLSNTKLASNSIITNSCKLKQNWQDDLNGQDDPHGGHATDEEKLAGTAGSKSEKEQNVLECNLTSKPDDPDCCSVYEDMCKLKSSSEGTGMQKTGSQVLDSICISEAEKEAVLTLIREEIITKEIETNDWKKKYEQCKEEVDEMRKIVAEYEKTIAQMIEDKQRNTVNFQKALHAVTVEKEAAMADLNSVERSLSDIFRRYENMKSTLEGFKKNEEVLKKCAQDYLARVKQEEQRYQTLKLHAEEKLDNANEEIAQVRTKASSETMALTASLRKEQMRNESLEQALQQKNQEMEELTKICDELIAKMGKID; the protein is encoded by the exons TTCGGACTCTGAGGGGACCTTCGAGACTCCAGAAGCCGAGTCTCCTGTTGTTGTGAACCTACTGGGCCAACTGGACAACTTGAATAACACAG ATTCTACTGATGATTCAAGTCACATTCAGGATAGATGCAACGACTTCCCCTCGGCTCCATCCCAGCAGGTTGACTCCCTGAACAACTTTACCAGCTCCACAGCCAATAATAGGAGCTCTGGTTTGGATCAAACCCTCAATTTGACTTTAGGCTCCAAAGCTGTTTCCAGAGAAGGTCTGTCTCTATCCAACCATCTTCCCCAGACTGCAGCTCTCCGACCACCATCACTTCCTGGACTCTCACCGCTAAACAAACCTGATCCTTCAGAGGTGGACGATGAGGCCCCTGTGACTTCAGACTCTAGCCCAGACACCATCAGCCGTGACGATTGTTCCGACTTGCTGAATGGCAACGTGAGCTCAGACACTGTGCTGTCAAACACTAAACTGGCCTCTAACTCCATCATCAC GAACTCCTGCAAACTAAAGCAAAACTGGCAGGACGATTTAAATGGACAG GATGACCCTCATGGGGGCCATGCAACAGATGAGGAAAAACTGGCGGGCACTGCTGGGAGCAAGTCAGAAAAGGAGCAAAACG TCCTGGAATGCAATTTGACATCAAAACCAGATGATCCGGACTGCTGCTCTGTG TATGAAGACATGTGTAAACTGAAGAGCTCATCAGAGGGAACTGGGATGCAGAAAACGGGAAGTCAGGTCCTGGATTCCATCTGCATCAGTGAGGCAGAAAAAGAGGCGGTTCTCACCCTTATCAGAGAGGAG ATCATCACAAAGGAGATTGAAACTAATGACTGGAAGAAAAAGTACGAGCAGTGCAAAGAAGAAGTGGATGAGATGAG GAAGATTGTCGCAGAATATGAGAAGACGATAGCTCAGATGATTG AGGACAAGCAGCGCAACACTGTAAACTTCCAGAAGGCTTTGCATGcggtgactgtggagaaggAGGCTGCCATGGCAGACCTGAACTCGGTGGAGCGTTCACTCTCAGACATCTTTCGCCGctatgaaaacatgaaaagcaCCCTCGAGGGCTTTAAAAAG AATGAAGAAGTGTTGAAGAAGTGTGCTCAGGACTACCTGGCTAGAGTCAagcaggaggagcagagatATCAGACACTAAAGCTGCACGCAGAGGAGAAACTAGACAA CGCCAATGAGGAGATTGCTCAGGTGCGTACCAAGGCAAGCTCAGAAACAATGGCGCTGACCGCAAGCCTGAGGAAGGAGCAGATGAGGAACGAGTCTCTGGAACAAGCTCTGCAGCAGAAG AATCAAGAAATGGAGGAGCTCACAAAGATCTGTGATGAGCTGATTgccaaaatgggaaaaatagaCTAA
- the si:ch211-113d22.2 gene encoding urokinase plasminogen activator surface receptor has translation MKTVLALLGLFSLAYHSHALKCHTCVASSEDDCNRQGSTSCPQYADACSTITGPNTVMKSCSYKAFCDKAHSSSSGAKMECCFGDDCNGPHRSHHRNAAGTLSTSPVLLITFLLLLLHNAFSQF, from the exons ATGAAGACTGTTTTGGCTCTGCTTGGGCTTTTTTCTCTGGCTTACCACA GCCACGCTCTGAAATGTCACACGTGTGTGGCGTCCAGCGAGGACGACTGCAACAGGCAGGGCTCCACCTCGTGTCCACAGTACGCTGATGCCTGCTCCACCATCACAGGCCCGA ACACTGTGATGAAGTCATGCTCATACAAGGCGTTCTGCGACAAGGCGCACAGCAGCAGCTCAGGAGCCAAGATGGAGTGCTGCTTTGGTGACGACTGCAACGGGCCCCACAGGAGCCACCACCGCAACGCTGCAGGGACATTGTCTACCAGCCCGGTCCTGCTGATCACCTTCCTGCTGCTGTTGTTACACAATGCCTTTAGTCAGTTCTAA
- the LOC124877966 gene encoding transforming acidic coiled-coil-containing protein 1-like isoform X3, protein MRRGTADDSDSEGTFETPEAESPVVVNLLGQLDNLNNTDSTDDSSHIQDRCNDFPSAPSQQVDSLNNFTSSTANNRSSGLDQTLNLTLGSKAVSREGLSLSNHLPQTAALRPPSLPGLSPLNKPDPSEVDDEAPVTSDSSPDTISRDDCSDLLNGNVSSDTVLSNTKLASNSIITNSCKLKQNWQDDLNGQDDPHGGHATDEEKLAGTAGSKSEKEQNVLECNLTSKPDDPDCCSVYEDMCKLKSSSEGTGMQKTGSQVLDSICISEAEKEAVLTLIREEIITKEIETNDWKKKYEQCKEEVDEMRKIVAEYEKTIAQMIEDKQRNTVNFQKALHAVTVEKEAAMADLNSVERSLSDIFRRYENMKSTLEGFKKNEEVLKKCAQDYLARVKQEEQRYQTLKLHAEEKLDNANEEIAQVRTKASSETMALTASLRKEQMRNESLEQALQQKNQEMEELTKICDELIAKMGKID, encoded by the exons TTCGGACTCTGAGGGGACCTTCGAGACTCCAGAAGCCGAGTCTCCTGTTGTTGTGAACCTACTGGGCCAACTGGACAACTTGAATAACACAG ATTCTACTGATGATTCAAGTCACATTCAGGATAGATGCAACGACTTCCCCTCGGCTCCATCCCAGCAGGTTGACTCCCTGAACAACTTTACCAGCTCCACAGCCAATAATAGGAGCTCTGGTTTGGATCAAACCCTCAATTTGACTTTAGGCTCCAAAGCTGTTTCCAGAGAAGGTCTGTCTCTATCCAACCATCTTCCCCAGACTGCAGCTCTCCGACCACCATCACTTCCTGGACTCTCACCGCTAAACAAACCTGATCCTTCAGAGGTGGACGATGAGGCCCCTGTGACTTCAGACTCTAGCCCAGACACCATCAGCCGTGACGATTGTTCCGACTTGCTGAATGGCAACGTGAGCTCAGACACTGTGCTGTCAAACACTAAACTGGCCTCTAACTCCATCATCAC GAACTCCTGCAAACTAAAGCAAAACTGGCAGGACGATTTAAATGGACAG GATGACCCTCATGGGGGCCATGCAACAGATGAGGAAAAACTGGCGGGCACTGCTGGGAGCAAGTCAGAAAAGGAGCAAAACG TCCTGGAATGCAATTTGACATCAAAACCAGATGATCCGGACTGCTGCTCTGTG TATGAAGACATGTGTAAACTGAAGAGCTCATCAGAGGGAACTGGGATGCAGAAAACGGGAAGTCAGGTCCTGGATTCCATCTGCATCAGTGAGGCAGAAAAAGAGGCGGTTCTCACCCTTATCAGAGAGGAG ATCATCACAAAGGAGATTGAAACTAATGACTGGAAGAAAAAGTACGAGCAGTGCAAAGAAGAAGTGGATGAGATGAG GAAGATTGTCGCAGAATATGAGAAGACGATAGCTCAGATGATTG AGGACAAGCAGCGCAACACTGTAAACTTCCAGAAGGCTTTGCATGcggtgactgtggagaaggAGGCTGCCATGGCAGACCTGAACTCGGTGGAGCGTTCACTCTCAGACATCTTTCGCCGctatgaaaacatgaaaagcaCCCTCGAGGGCTTTAAAAAG AATGAAGAAGTGTTGAAGAAGTGTGCTCAGGACTACCTGGCTAGAGTCAagcaggaggagcagagatATCAGACACTAAAGCTGCACGCAGAGGAGAAACTAGACAA CGCCAATGAGGAGATTGCTCAGGTGCGTACCAAGGCAAGCTCAGAAACAATGGCGCTGACCGCAAGCCTGAGGAAGGAGCAGATGAGGAACGAGTCTCTGGAACAAGCTCTGCAGCAGAAG AATCAAGAAATGGAGGAGCTCACAAAGATCTGTGATGAGCTGATTgccaaaatgggaaaaatagaCTAA
- the LOC124877966 gene encoding transforming acidic coiled-coil-containing protein 1-like isoform X1, giving the protein MSWLSPVQWAKWTWSAVTGGAGDNGQHKGRDDRENNSDSEGTFETPEAESPVVVNLLGQLDNLNNTDSTDDSSHIQDRCNDFPSAPSQQVDSLNNFTSSTANNRSSGLDQTLNLTLGSKAVSREGLSLSNHLPQTAALRPPSLPGLSPLNKPDPSEVDDEAPVTSDSSPDTISRDDCSDLLNGNVSSDTVLSNTKLASNSIITNSCKLKQNWQDDLNGQDDPHGGHATDEEKLAGTAGSKSEKEQNVLECNLTSKPDDPDCCSVYEDMCKLKSSSEGTGMQKTGSQVLDSICISEAEKEAVLTLIREEIITKEIETNDWKKKYEQCKEEVDEMRKIVAEYEKTIAQMIEDKQRNTVNFQKALHAVTVEKEAAMADLNSVERSLSDIFRRYENMKSTLEGFKKNEEVLKKCAQDYLARVKQEEQRYQTLKLHAEEKLDNANEEIAQVRTKASSETMALTASLRKEQMRNESLEQALQQKNQEMEELTKICDELIAKMGKID; this is encoded by the exons ATGTCCTGGTTGTCTCCAGTCCAGTGGGCCAAGTGGACGTGGTCAGcagtgactggaggtgcaggaGACAATGGACAACATAAAGGAAGGGATGACAGAGAAAACAA TTCGGACTCTGAGGGGACCTTCGAGACTCCAGAAGCCGAGTCTCCTGTTGTTGTGAACCTACTGGGCCAACTGGACAACTTGAATAACACAG ATTCTACTGATGATTCAAGTCACATTCAGGATAGATGCAACGACTTCCCCTCGGCTCCATCCCAGCAGGTTGACTCCCTGAACAACTTTACCAGCTCCACAGCCAATAATAGGAGCTCTGGTTTGGATCAAACCCTCAATTTGACTTTAGGCTCCAAAGCTGTTTCCAGAGAAGGTCTGTCTCTATCCAACCATCTTCCCCAGACTGCAGCTCTCCGACCACCATCACTTCCTGGACTCTCACCGCTAAACAAACCTGATCCTTCAGAGGTGGACGATGAGGCCCCTGTGACTTCAGACTCTAGCCCAGACACCATCAGCCGTGACGATTGTTCCGACTTGCTGAATGGCAACGTGAGCTCAGACACTGTGCTGTCAAACACTAAACTGGCCTCTAACTCCATCATCAC GAACTCCTGCAAACTAAAGCAAAACTGGCAGGACGATTTAAATGGACAG GATGACCCTCATGGGGGCCATGCAACAGATGAGGAAAAACTGGCGGGCACTGCTGGGAGCAAGTCAGAAAAGGAGCAAAACG TCCTGGAATGCAATTTGACATCAAAACCAGATGATCCGGACTGCTGCTCTGTG TATGAAGACATGTGTAAACTGAAGAGCTCATCAGAGGGAACTGGGATGCAGAAAACGGGAAGTCAGGTCCTGGATTCCATCTGCATCAGTGAGGCAGAAAAAGAGGCGGTTCTCACCCTTATCAGAGAGGAG ATCATCACAAAGGAGATTGAAACTAATGACTGGAAGAAAAAGTACGAGCAGTGCAAAGAAGAAGTGGATGAGATGAG GAAGATTGTCGCAGAATATGAGAAGACGATAGCTCAGATGATTG AGGACAAGCAGCGCAACACTGTAAACTTCCAGAAGGCTTTGCATGcggtgactgtggagaaggAGGCTGCCATGGCAGACCTGAACTCGGTGGAGCGTTCACTCTCAGACATCTTTCGCCGctatgaaaacatgaaaagcaCCCTCGAGGGCTTTAAAAAG AATGAAGAAGTGTTGAAGAAGTGTGCTCAGGACTACCTGGCTAGAGTCAagcaggaggagcagagatATCAGACACTAAAGCTGCACGCAGAGGAGAAACTAGACAA CGCCAATGAGGAGATTGCTCAGGTGCGTACCAAGGCAAGCTCAGAAACAATGGCGCTGACCGCAAGCCTGAGGAAGGAGCAGATGAGGAACGAGTCTCTGGAACAAGCTCTGCAGCAGAAG AATCAAGAAATGGAGGAGCTCACAAAGATCTGTGATGAGCTGATTgccaaaatgggaaaaatagaCTAA